A part of Apostichopus japonicus isolate 1M-3 chromosome 10, ASM3797524v1, whole genome shotgun sequence genomic DNA contains:
- the LOC139974935 gene encoding monocarboxylate transporter 12-like: MDPDIAAAPIATDGGWGWIALSGIFVIGTFLAGYLKSVGVLMVQWQIEYGVGAQEVSWIGIALGFVTCTGAVIASALSSRFGSRIIVIIGCFVMAITLLLGSFTCQLWQLYVTNLLTGLGIALGYLPALVSVGFYFDKKVGLANGIGFSGSGFGLIVVPPILQLLVEYFGWRTALRILAGSSLLPCLCGFLIKPTEKEIFWMTKEKKQRKKSLLQENGREVVEPVLPSDDTTKPNSAIKDSQVMSKRIKKVLYSCLKCGGFHLLIENKIFIFIIFTFVWTSFGSFGSTIYFNARAVFDVGLTQLEASYLISAIGLGNLLGRVGHGIFLDRNFMTPLGMYSLTSVISAISIICYPFLDNFWTLLSCALIFGLTNGPYPSLQVMVLRDMLSPGDVSGGFGVVLFFNGFAMVTGVLIMSFLFDTSGSYDLSFFVAGISLFISGFLLFLLLIQKKLKRASGIEAIPDEDDEINQQEATTTEFIRANESQEVTKQNVTCDVTKSRESSV, translated from the exons ATGGATCCAGATATTGCGGCCGCCCCAATCGCTACTGATGGAGGATGGGGATGGATTGCTCTCTCCGGTATCTTTGTGATCGGAACCTTCCTTGCAG GTTATCTGAAGAGTGTTGGAGTGCTGATGGTTCAGTGGCAAATCGAATATGGCGTCGGAGCTCAAGAGGTGTCATGGATAGGAATCGCACTTGGTTTCGTCACTTGTACTGGAG CGGTGATTGCTAGTGCCCTCAGTTCTCGTTTTGGATCCAGAATCATCGTTATCATTGGATGCTTTGTTATGGCAATAACCCTGCTACTTGGGTCTTTCACATGTCAACTCTGGCAACTTTATGTAACTAATTTATTGACAG GTCTAGGGATAGCTTTAGGATACCTTCCAGCTCTCGTTTCTGTCGGCTTCTACTTTGATAAGAAAGTTGGCCTTGCCAACGGAATTGGCTTCTCTGGTTCTGGATTTGGTTTAATTGTCGTTCCACCAATTTTACAGCTCCTTGTTGAATATTTCGGTTGGAGGACTGCCCTTCGCATTTTAGCCGGTTCATCTCTTTTACCGTGCCTCTGTGGATTCCTCATTAAACCGactgaaaaagaaatattttggatGACTAAAGAGAAGAAGCAGAGAAAGAAGAGTTTACTACAAGAGAATGGTAGAGAGGTGGTGGAGCCTGTTCTACCATCAGATGATACCACCAAGCCCAACTCTGCCATCAAAGATAGTCAAGTTATGTCAAAGAGAATCAAGAAAGTATTATATTCTTGCCTCAAGTGCGGTGGATTTCATTTATTAATAgagaataaaatatttattttcattattttcacttttgtatGGACATCCTTCGGTTCTTTTGGGTCGACCATTTATTTCAATGCCAGAGCTGTATTTGATGTTGGACTGACTCAGCTCGAGGCGTCGTATTTAATTTCTGCCATTGGGCTGGGAAATTTATTGGGCCGTGTTGGACATGGGATTTTTCTAGATCGAAATTTCATGACGCCCTTGGGAATGTACTCCCTTACAAGTGTTATCAGTGCAATATCTATCATATGCTATCCTTTCTTGGACAACTTCTGGACTTTACTGTCGTGTGCCTTGATTTTTGGACTTACAAATGGACCCTATCCATCTCTTCAAGTTATGGTGCTACGCGATATGCTTTCACCTGGTGACGTGTCTGGGGGATTTGGTGTGGTGCTGTTCTTCAACGGATTTGCCATGGTGACTGGTGTGTTAATCATGA GTTTTCTATTTGACACAAGTGGAAGTTACGATTTGTCGTTTTTCGTGGCAGGAATCTCACTTTTCATAAGTGGTTTCCTTCTATTCCTTCTCCTCATTCAAAAGAAGCTAAAGAGAGCATCCGGAATAGAAGCAATCCcagatgaagatgatgaaatAAACCAACAGGAAGCAACAACTACAGAGTTCATAAGAGCAAACGAAAGCCAAGAGGTTACCAAACAGAatgtgacatgtgacgtcaccaAATCACGTGAATCAAGCGTATGA